The Archangium primigenium genomic interval GTCGGCCACAGCCACTTCGATCACGTGAAGGATCTGCCGCTCATGGCGGACCTCATCATCGGGCGGCGGGACAAGCCGGTCACCATCCACGCCTCGCGCGAGTGTGCCCGGGCCCTGCGCGAGAACATGTTCAACAACGCGCTCTGGCCGGACTTCACGCGCATCCCCACGCGCAAGGAGCCCGTGCTGCGCATCAAGGCCTTCCGCGCGGGGAGCACCTTCCAGGTGGGCCCCTACACGGTGCAGTCCGTGCCCGTGCACCACCCGGTGGAGTCGTGCGGCTTCGTCATCACCCGGGGCCGCGTGTCCATGGCCATGAGCGGGGACACCGGCCCCACGGACAAGCTGTGGAAGGTGCTCAACCAGACGCCCACGCTCAAGGCGCTGCTCATCGAGACGAGCTTCCCCAACGCGCTGCAGCAACTGGCCGACGTGTCCGGGCACCTCACGCCCGCCACGCTCAAGAGCGAACTGGCCAAGTTCGAGCGGGACGACGGCACGAGCGTGCTGCTCTACCACCTCAAGCCCGCCTTCGTGCAGGCGGTCAAGCGCGAGGTGGCGGACATGCCCGTGGAAGTGCTGGAGCTCGGGGACACGTTCGAGTTCTAGGGGGCGGGCTCCCGGTTGGGAGTTGACGGCTCCCGGGCAGTGGGATTAACCGGGGCCCCCATGGCCTGGTTCTCCAAGAAGCCCCGTATCGCCACCACTCCCGAGCCCGTCGACGCCCCCAGCCGCATGCAGGGGCTCTGGGCCAAGTGCGAGAGTTGCGACGAGATCCTCTACCGGCAGGAGCTGGAGAAGAACCTCAACGTCTGCCCCCACTGTGAGCACCACCTGCCGTGGCCGGCGCGCGCCCGCCTGGCGTCGCTGCT includes:
- a CDS encoding MBL fold metallo-hydrolase, giving the protein MKLQVLGCHGGELPACRTTCFLVDDVLALDAGALTSTLSLEQLCRIDDIIVGHSHFDHVKDLPLMADLIIGRRDKPVTIHASRECARALRENMFNNALWPDFTRIPTRKEPVLRIKAFRAGSTFQVGPYTVQSVPVHHPVESCGFVITRGRVSMAMSGDTGPTDKLWKVLNQTPTLKALLIETSFPNALQQLADVSGHLTPATLKSELAKFERDDGTSVLLYHLKPAFVQAVKREVADMPVEVLELGDTFEF